A region of Pleionea litopenaei DNA encodes the following proteins:
- the pgsA gene encoding CDP-diacylglycerol--glycerol-3-phosphate 3-phosphatidyltransferase yields MNIPNILTSFRILMIPVFVAVFYLPVEWNFTGAALIFAIAGWTDWFDGYIARRFNMTSPLGAFLDPVADKLMVVISIVLIVELYETPWIAVPALVIIGREITITALREWMAEYGKRADVKVSFIGKVKTLWQLGAIFFLILGGATPALVDVMGYSLFVVLGYFSLYVSVALTLWSMYIYIKAAWPYLTAKEL; encoded by the coding sequence ATGAATATACCGAACATATTAACGTCCTTCCGAATTCTGATGATTCCCGTTTTCGTTGCTGTGTTTTATTTACCAGTCGAGTGGAATTTTACCGGAGCGGCACTGATCTTTGCGATCGCAGGATGGACAGATTGGTTCGATGGGTATATCGCAAGACGGTTTAATATGACGTCTCCATTAGGTGCCTTTCTAGATCCAGTGGCTGACAAGCTCATGGTTGTCATCTCGATTGTTTTAATTGTGGAGTTATATGAAACTCCATGGATAGCAGTTCCAGCGCTAGTTATAATAGGGAGAGAAATTACCATCACTGCGTTGCGCGAATGGATGGCTGAATATGGTAAAAGAGCCGATGTGAAAGTCTCTTTTATTGGCAAAGTCAAAACTTTATGGCAACTCGGCGCTATCTTCTTTTTAATTCTTGGGGGCGCGACGCCCGCACTGGTTGACGTGATGGGGTACTCTTTATTCGTAGTATTGGGTTATTTTTCATTATATGTCTCAGTAGCATTAACGCTCTGGTCCATGTACATTTATATCAAGGCGGCTTGGCCTTACCTAACCGCTAAAGAATTGTGA
- the uvrC gene encoding excinuclease ABC subunit UvrC — protein sequence MVERSLEEFDAKSFIRELTEQPGVYRMLDADAQVIYVGKAKNLKNRVSSYFAKNDHTPKTRVMVKQIAAIEVTVTNTEVEALLLENHYIKQLKPRYNVIFRDDKTYPYIHLSSHKFPKLGYHRGARKQGGDYFGPFPSGSAARQSLSMLQKLFKVRQCEDSVFQNRSRPCLQFQIKRCKAPCVGFVSEEEYAKDVQLTRLFYQGKSEEVLQSLQTQMDAASEALEFESAAIFRDQLASLRALTQKQVISGVMIDADAFSIKLNAGVLCAVVVTVRDGQVLGSETFFPKLKLDVSLEELFESFVLQFYLSGREAPKEVILSSEQVRANVLESAIEKVAERRIRVADNVRGDRLEWLKLAEKNADIALQNKLNSNASQMEKVTQVKEQLGLDELPLHMECFDISHTMGEGTVASCVVFKRGAPDKSSYRRFNINDVTPGDDYAAIEQAVYRRYARMVKSDENLPDLILIDGGKGQLKSALQALEQLSIQQPAIVSVAKGTERKLGMEQLFFPGQSIAKILPENSEALHLIQHIRDEAHRFAIAGHRGRRKKQRNTSWLESIPGVGPKKRQQLLKHFGGLKNIEQSTLNDLKKVKGIDTHLAEKIYNYLHE from the coding sequence ATGGTTGAGCGGTCTTTAGAAGAGTTTGACGCAAAGTCTTTTATTCGAGAATTAACCGAGCAGCCCGGTGTTTACCGGATGCTCGATGCCGATGCGCAAGTCATCTATGTCGGTAAAGCCAAAAACTTAAAGAACCGCGTATCTAGTTATTTCGCAAAAAATGATCACACGCCTAAAACGCGGGTAATGGTGAAGCAGATTGCTGCTATTGAAGTCACCGTTACCAACACTGAGGTTGAAGCCTTACTCCTAGAAAATCATTATATTAAGCAGTTAAAGCCTCGCTACAATGTTATCTTTAGAGATGATAAAACCTACCCGTATATCCACCTTTCGAGTCATAAGTTCCCGAAACTGGGCTATCACCGAGGAGCGAGAAAACAGGGGGGCGATTATTTCGGTCCTTTTCCAAGTGGTAGTGCAGCTCGACAAAGCCTTTCGATGTTGCAAAAGTTATTCAAAGTTAGGCAGTGTGAAGACTCTGTTTTTCAAAATCGTTCGCGTCCGTGCTTACAATTCCAGATTAAGCGTTGCAAAGCGCCGTGTGTTGGCTTCGTTTCAGAAGAAGAATACGCAAAAGATGTACAATTAACCCGTCTGTTTTATCAAGGTAAAAGTGAAGAAGTGCTGCAAAGTCTTCAGACTCAAATGGATGCAGCTTCGGAAGCCTTAGAGTTTGAGTCAGCGGCGATATTTCGTGATCAGCTGGCCAGTTTGAGGGCATTGACTCAAAAGCAGGTCATATCTGGGGTGATGATCGATGCCGATGCCTTTTCTATCAAGTTAAATGCCGGTGTTTTATGTGCGGTCGTTGTAACTGTTCGTGATGGACAGGTTCTCGGCTCTGAGACATTTTTTCCAAAGTTAAAGCTTGATGTCAGCTTAGAAGAATTATTTGAATCCTTTGTGTTGCAATTCTATTTATCTGGCCGAGAAGCGCCCAAGGAAGTTATTTTGTCCTCTGAACAAGTAAGGGCCAATGTATTAGAGAGCGCAATTGAAAAGGTAGCAGAGCGTCGTATTCGGGTCGCCGATAATGTTCGAGGTGATCGTCTTGAATGGTTAAAGTTGGCTGAGAAAAACGCAGATATTGCATTACAAAATAAACTCAACAGCAATGCCTCGCAAATGGAAAAAGTGACTCAAGTGAAAGAGCAGCTCGGTCTTGATGAACTTCCATTGCATATGGAGTGTTTTGATATCAGTCATACAATGGGCGAAGGAACCGTGGCTTCTTGTGTTGTGTTTAAGCGCGGGGCGCCAGATAAATCATCTTATCGACGCTTTAATATTAATGATGTCACGCCCGGTGATGATTATGCTGCGATTGAACAAGCGGTGTATCGTCGTTACGCGAGAATGGTTAAATCGGACGAGAATTTACCGGATTTAATTTTAATTGATGGCGGTAAGGGGCAATTAAAATCGGCCTTGCAAGCTTTGGAACAGTTAAGCATTCAACAACCAGCGATTGTTTCGGTTGCTAAAGGGACTGAGCGGAAATTAGGAATGGAGCAATTGTTTTTTCCTGGCCAGAGTATCGCTAAAATTTTGCCGGAAAACTCCGAAGCCTTACACCTGATTCAACACATTCGCGATGAAGCACACCGTTTTGCGATTGCCGGGCATCGAGGGCGTAGGAAAAAGCAACGAAATACCTCTTGGCTTGAGTCTATTCCCGGCGTTGGTCCAAAAAAGCGACAACAACTACTGAAGCATTTTGGTGGCCTTAAAAATATTGAGCAAAGCACTTTAAATGATTTAAAAAAGGTGAAAGGTATCGATACACATCTTGCTGAAAAGATTTATAATTATCTCCACGAGTAA
- the uvrY gene encoding UvrY/SirA/GacA family response regulator transcription factor yields the protein MIKVLIVDDHDLVRTGITRLLGDVQGISVVGEAATGEEAIAKSRELGPNVILMDANMPGIGGLEATRRLIRYDPDVKIVVVSVHSEEPYPSRFMQAGAAGYLTKGADIEEMVIAIRQVSRGKRYLTPEIAQQMALKRFDDNDDQPFEILSEREMQVMMMITQGQKVQQISDKLCLSPKTVNSYRYRLFEKLSVDNDVELTHLAIRHGLISTENIK from the coding sequence GTGATCAAAGTTTTAATCGTTGATGATCATGATCTGGTAAGAACCGGAATTACCCGGCTACTCGGTGATGTTCAAGGGATTTCCGTTGTCGGAGAAGCGGCAACTGGGGAAGAAGCGATTGCAAAATCCCGTGAGCTTGGGCCCAATGTAATCCTCATGGATGCTAACATGCCTGGAATTGGCGGGTTAGAAGCAACTCGTCGACTTATTCGCTACGATCCTGATGTTAAAATTGTGGTGGTTAGCGTTCATTCTGAAGAACCTTATCCTTCTCGGTTTATGCAAGCTGGGGCAGCCGGTTACTTAACCAAAGGCGCCGATATTGAAGAAATGGTGATTGCAATTCGTCAGGTCTCTCGGGGTAAACGATATTTGACACCTGAAATCGCTCAGCAAATGGCGCTTAAACGTTTCGATGATAATGACGATCAACCCTTTGAAATACTCTCTGAGCGCGAAATGCAGGTGATGATGATGATCACTCAGGGGCAAAAAGTTCAGCAAATTTCAGATAAGCTGTGTTTGAGCCCGAAGACGGTCAACAGCTATCGTTATCGATTGTTTGAAAAACTAAGCGTGGATAACGATGTAGAGTTGACTCATCTCGCCATTCGTCATGGTTTAATCAGTACTGAAAACATCAAATAA
- a CDS encoding NAD(P)-dependent alcohol dehydrogenase: MCKQHDHVIGKAYDHDTNKLVQGDIEQEIKTPTESVSYSRRKLLQSTATLGAGIALTGALPTLASASAMAGSRVNVKSKGYAAIDTSGKLHPWEFERRPVGDDDVLIEIKYASICHSDIHQMKGHWGPQKYPQVPGHEIVGVVTAVGKKVSKFKVGDRAGVGCMVDSNSDCESFQQGEEQYCPDTVFTYGYPQESSPTGISQGGYSNNIVVKEHFAVHIPSHISFQDAAPLLCAGITTYSPLMKFNLGKGDKVGVVGIGGLGHLAIKIAVAKGADVYAFTTSPSKVNDILEFGAKEAVVVDDVSKLANYRGKLDYVICTIPYQYDVAAYASVVKPHGTYTQVGMPEKFELNISAIGLSISRVNFNVSLIGGMRETQEVVNFCADNKVFPNVQIIKAEDISRAWEDVVNKRARYRYVIDASTF, from the coding sequence ATGTGCAAACAACATGATCATGTCATCGGCAAAGCGTATGACCATGACACTAACAAGCTCGTTCAAGGCGACATCGAGCAAGAAATCAAGACGCCGACAGAATCGGTTTCCTATTCGCGTCGGAAGCTATTGCAGTCGACCGCAACTCTTGGCGCTGGCATTGCTTTAACCGGTGCTCTACCCACGCTGGCTTCGGCGAGTGCTATGGCCGGAAGTCGAGTCAATGTTAAGTCGAAAGGGTACGCTGCCATAGATACCTCGGGCAAGTTACACCCTTGGGAGTTTGAGCGTCGACCGGTGGGCGATGATGATGTATTGATTGAAATTAAATACGCTAGCATTTGCCACTCCGATATACATCAGATGAAAGGCCATTGGGGGCCACAAAAATACCCTCAGGTGCCGGGGCATGAAATCGTTGGGGTTGTGACTGCGGTCGGCAAGAAGGTTAGCAAGTTTAAAGTGGGCGATCGCGCTGGGGTTGGCTGCATGGTTGACAGTAACTCTGACTGTGAAAGTTTCCAGCAAGGCGAAGAGCAATATTGCCCAGACACGGTTTTTACCTACGGTTACCCTCAAGAAAGCTCTCCGACTGGAATTTCCCAGGGAGGTTACTCAAATAATATAGTGGTGAAAGAGCATTTTGCAGTTCATATTCCAAGCCACATAAGCTTTCAGGATGCCGCACCCTTGTTGTGTGCCGGAATTACTACCTATTCTCCATTGATGAAGTTCAATTTAGGAAAAGGCGATAAAGTTGGTGTTGTCGGTATAGGTGGGCTGGGTCATTTAGCGATAAAAATAGCGGTTGCCAAAGGAGCCGACGTTTACGCATTTACTACGTCTCCGAGCAAGGTTAACGATATATTGGAGTTTGGAGCTAAAGAAGCGGTGGTTGTTGATGACGTCAGTAAGCTGGCTAATTATCGCGGAAAATTAGATTACGTGATTTGCACCATACCTTATCAATATGATGTGGCTGCCTATGCATCGGTTGTTAAACCACATGGGACCTACACTCAAGTCGGAATGCCTGAAAAGTTCGAATTAAATATTAGTGCGATTGGTCTTTCAATCAGTCGAGTGAATTTTAACGTGTCGTTAATTGGAGGAATGCGAGAGACTCAAGAGGTGGTGAATTTTTGTGCCGATAATAAGGTATTTCCTAACGTTCAAATTATCAAGGCCGAGGATATCAGTCGAGCATGGGAAGATGTCGTCAATAAGCGAGCGCGTTATCGATATGTGATCGATGCATCGACCTTCTAG
- a CDS encoding (R)-mandelonitrile lyase gives MQRGHSLRKGLAIFLTSCLGNVSGVFALDNSGSSQVIYPHGAQPTFVGPDEWFSGEVKVTILFPSNHDAKYSGAKVVFANGARTAWHQHPAGQHMIVTSGVAITATLDGQVSLVNSGESLWCPANLEHWHGALPDSSMTHLVITGELGGKNVEWKEKVSDEQYSSAVSKARALTRSRNSD, from the coding sequence ATGCAAAGAGGCCATTCACTTCGGAAAGGCTTAGCCATTTTTTTAACGAGTTGTTTGGGCAATGTAAGTGGGGTATTCGCCCTAGACAATTCAGGAAGTTCTCAAGTTATTTATCCCCATGGAGCCCAGCCGACATTCGTCGGACCCGATGAATGGTTTAGTGGGGAAGTGAAAGTAACCATCTTATTTCCCAGTAATCATGATGCTAAATATTCGGGCGCGAAAGTAGTCTTTGCAAATGGCGCTCGCACAGCGTGGCATCAACATCCAGCAGGCCAGCATATGATCGTTACCAGCGGTGTCGCGATAACGGCAACACTTGATGGCCAGGTTTCGTTAGTTAATTCAGGAGAAAGCCTTTGGTGTCCTGCGAATCTGGAACACTGGCATGGTGCTTTGCCTGACTCTTCAATGACCCACCTAGTGATAACAGGAGAACTTGGCGGCAAAAATGTTGAGTGGAAAGAAAAAGTGTCGGATGAACAGTATTCATCGGCGGTTTCAAAAGCTCGCGCCTTAACCCGAAGTCGTAACAGTGATTAA
- a CDS encoding AraC family transcriptional regulator: protein MGEPLSHFRQTETVMAMNHKQDQSIIQPELASRIEVLANGENRVDTRIPGLSLHRWEAPTVPTSYMLAPSICLIGQGQKRVLLGKDVFVYDANHFLITSIDLPVVSNIINATPDRPYLGLTMELNLKMIGQLMLDHPAKVNRSKESLGLAVSELSDTLLSPFTRLLDLLRHPEDIAALAPLIQKEIFYRLLCGSQGPLLRRIASTGNHGYQIARIIDWLKANYNKPVKVDELANQAGLSTSAFHSHFRAITAMSPLQYQKKIRLNEARRLMLTERYDASRAAFEVGYESPSQFNREYSRLFGAPPARDIKNLVSEVTV, encoded by the coding sequence ATGGGGGAACCACTAAGTCACTTTCGACAAACAGAGACGGTTATGGCAATGAATCACAAACAAGACCAATCCATCATTCAACCGGAACTGGCATCCCGTATTGAAGTCTTAGCTAATGGTGAGAATCGGGTCGATACGCGTATTCCAGGATTAAGTCTCCATCGGTGGGAGGCACCCACTGTGCCTACCAGTTACATGCTAGCGCCCAGTATTTGTCTTATTGGGCAAGGACAAAAACGCGTCCTGCTGGGTAAAGATGTTTTCGTGTATGACGCCAATCACTTTCTAATCACATCCATTGATTTACCGGTCGTTAGTAATATTATCAATGCTACGCCCGATCGACCCTACCTCGGACTAACGATGGAGTTGAATTTAAAAATGATTGGGCAACTGATGCTTGACCATCCGGCAAAAGTCAATCGCAGCAAAGAAAGCTTAGGACTCGCAGTCAGCGAACTCTCAGACACTTTACTAAGCCCATTCACTCGTTTACTCGATTTATTGCGTCACCCAGAAGACATCGCCGCTCTTGCTCCATTAATTCAAAAAGAAATTTTTTATCGATTGTTATGTGGCAGCCAAGGCCCATTATTAAGACGCATTGCCTCAACCGGTAACCATGGCTATCAAATTGCGCGTATCATCGATTGGCTAAAGGCTAATTACAACAAACCGGTAAAAGTGGATGAGTTAGCCAATCAAGCCGGTTTAAGCACCTCCGCGTTCCACAGCCACTTTAGAGCCATCACGGCAATGAGTCCGCTTCAGTATCAAAAAAAGATTCGGCTCAATGAAGCCCGGCGATTGATGTTAACTGAGCGTTACGATGCATCGCGCGCTGCCTTTGAAGTGGGTTATGAGAGTCCCTCACAGTTTAACCGCGAATACAGCCGGCTGTTTGGCGCTCCACCTGCACGTGATATAAAAAACTTAGTCAGCGAGGTAACGGTATAG
- a CDS encoding CHASE domain-containing protein: protein MDNSKKSFQLAKTLVLPALTFMVSLFIAQSLNEQARRENQQLVQEKLDLEVLQLTEHIKDKLILYQYGLQGLKATIEMLGVENFDHRQMTAYSLSRDFEKEFFGARGLGYIRLVQPHVVDDFLATARADRPDKTFDIRQLNPHSNSLFVIQYILPEGRNREAIGLDIGSESLRRNAALKAIETNSVQLTAPITLVQADEKVKHGFLILSPIYQDVSKQTPIGWTYAPLLIEEILSALISLNDRLNLYISDIEASKETLFFSHLAPNSTATQFKSTFELPLYGRTWHIEVVANESFIFDNHLEFRSQVFYEALGLASIIVLFILLLQLIYSRRIQRISYANELAKIKEQTLEKVNFELEKQVDERTKEIQKINLLQQSILNSSSYAIIAADVKGIITLFNPAAEKLLGYNKDEVIGVQTPAIFHIESEIIEKAKELSEELKQDIQPGFDVFIIKSKSGKPDVNNWTYVHKSGSKIPVRLSVTCLKNKEQEIFGYLGIVYDISQEIAHEKSLSQAKELAEKASQAKAEFLANMSHEIRTPMNGLIGTLQLLKNEALSENSSDMLSKALYSSELLLTIINDILDFSKLESGKLKIEKRVFNLHKLAEHIRSECSVTARSKGLDFQVDDRATHQFWEGDTIRIRQILLNLINNAIKFTENGTVKVTIEENDDGSGLIFTVQDTGIGMSQETLSRLFHRFEQADQSTTRKYGGTGLGLSITKSLIDLMDGDIEARSRLNKGSTFTVNIPANKSFTGDNEVSEEEISVPDLNHAKILVVEDNKVNQYVAKGILQQVNADISFAENGLEAVEAVQTSDFDLILMDIQMPIMDGLEACKIIKENHRDIPIIALTANAFDEDKQHYLSNGFDGYLPKPIDQQLLFRELLRLVKVPNELNNPM from the coding sequence TTGGACAACTCAAAAAAATCCTTTCAGTTGGCTAAGACGCTCGTACTACCGGCTCTTACCTTTATGGTGTCTCTGTTTATCGCTCAATCGCTGAATGAGCAAGCTCGACGCGAAAATCAACAACTCGTTCAAGAAAAACTCGATCTAGAAGTTCTCCAGCTCACTGAACATATCAAAGATAAGTTAATACTGTATCAATATGGGTTACAGGGGTTAAAAGCCACCATCGAGATGCTTGGCGTCGAAAATTTTGACCACCGTCAAATGACCGCCTATTCGCTGTCTCGAGACTTTGAGAAAGAGTTTTTCGGAGCCCGCGGCCTTGGGTATATACGATTAGTACAGCCCCATGTCGTTGATGACTTTTTAGCAACTGCTCGGGCCGATAGACCCGATAAAACCTTCGATATACGCCAACTCAACCCACACTCAAACTCACTTTTTGTCATTCAATATATCTTGCCGGAAGGAAGGAATAGAGAAGCCATTGGTTTAGATATCGGCTCAGAAAGCTTAAGAAGAAATGCCGCGCTTAAAGCTATCGAAACGAATTCCGTTCAGTTAACAGCTCCCATTACATTGGTTCAAGCAGACGAAAAAGTAAAACACGGTTTCTTAATCTTAAGTCCCATTTATCAAGATGTTAGCAAACAGACCCCCATAGGTTGGACTTATGCCCCACTACTCATAGAGGAAATTTTATCGGCGTTAATCAGCTTAAATGATCGGTTAAACCTCTATATTTCAGATATCGAGGCAAGCAAAGAAACACTCTTCTTTAGCCACTTAGCGCCTAATTCAACTGCGACGCAATTTAAGTCAACCTTTGAGTTGCCTTTATATGGCAGAACTTGGCACATAGAGGTCGTTGCGAACGAATCATTCATCTTTGATAACCATCTTGAATTTCGAAGTCAGGTTTTCTATGAAGCACTCGGGCTAGCCTCAATCATTGTATTATTTATCTTACTCCTTCAGCTTATCTACTCACGAAGAATTCAGAGAATAAGTTATGCTAATGAGCTTGCAAAAATTAAAGAACAAACGCTTGAAAAGGTTAACTTTGAACTAGAAAAGCAAGTTGATGAGAGAACCAAAGAAATTCAAAAAATTAATCTCTTGCAACAGAGCATACTTAATAGCTCCAGTTACGCAATCATTGCCGCCGATGTTAAAGGCATAATTACGTTATTTAATCCTGCCGCTGAAAAATTGTTAGGCTATAACAAAGATGAAGTTATAGGCGTTCAAACGCCAGCAATTTTTCATATTGAATCAGAAATCATTGAGAAGGCAAAGGAGCTTTCAGAGGAATTAAAGCAAGATATTCAACCTGGCTTTGACGTATTTATCATTAAATCTAAATCAGGAAAACCTGATGTCAATAACTGGACATATGTACACAAAAGCGGCTCTAAAATACCGGTTAGACTCAGTGTTACCTGTTTAAAAAATAAAGAACAGGAAATTTTCGGTTATTTAGGCATAGTCTACGACATCTCTCAAGAAATCGCTCATGAAAAAAGCCTATCTCAAGCAAAAGAATTAGCAGAAAAAGCTTCGCAAGCAAAAGCGGAGTTTCTTGCAAACATGAGCCACGAAATTCGCACGCCCATGAATGGCCTCATTGGGACACTACAACTGCTTAAAAACGAAGCGCTTTCTGAAAACAGTTCAGATATGCTAAGTAAGGCTCTTTATTCCTCTGAACTACTACTGACGATTATCAATGACATATTAGACTTCTCTAAGCTTGAGTCGGGTAAATTAAAGATTGAAAAACGAGTATTCAACCTACATAAATTAGCCGAGCATATTCGATCAGAGTGTTCCGTCACGGCTCGCAGCAAAGGCTTGGATTTTCAAGTCGATGACCGTGCAACTCATCAGTTTTGGGAAGGCGACACTATTCGTATCCGACAAATACTTTTGAACTTGATCAATAACGCCATCAAATTTACTGAAAACGGTACGGTAAAGGTAACTATTGAGGAAAATGATGATGGAAGCGGCTTAATTTTTACTGTCCAAGATACCGGAATTGGAATGAGTCAAGAAACGCTTTCAAGACTTTTTCATCGATTCGAACAGGCCGATCAATCAACCACTCGAAAATACGGTGGGACAGGCCTTGGCCTTTCTATTACAAAGTCACTGATTGATTTGATGGACGGTGATATTGAAGCAAGAAGCAGACTTAATAAAGGGTCTACGTTTACCGTTAACATTCCGGCTAACAAATCGTTCACGGGTGACAACGAAGTCTCTGAGGAGGAAATATCTGTACCCGATCTTAATCATGCAAAAATATTGGTCGTCGAAGACAACAAAGTCAACCAGTACGTCGCGAAAGGCATACTGCAACAGGTCAATGCTGATATTAGCTTTGCAGAAAATGGATTAGAGGCAGTTGAAGCTGTGCAGACGTCAGACTTTGACTTAATACTTATGGATATTCAGATGCCAATTATGGATGGACTTGAAGCCTGCAAGATTATAAAAGAAAACCATCGAGACATACCTATTATTGCCTTAACTGCGAACGCATTCGATGAAGACAAGCAGCACTATTTATCCAATGGTTTTGATGGCTACCTGCCGAAACCTATCGATCAACAACTGCTGTTCAGAGAGTTATTGCGGTTGGTGAAAGTACCTAACGAGCTAAACAACCCAATGTAA
- a CDS encoding Bax inhibitor-1/YccA family protein produces the protein MEHNANVIDRSPSSIIEINKVLRNTYLLLGMTLVFSGITAYISAAFALPVPRGITGMLIMLAGFYGLLFAIEKTKESGMGLVLTFVFTGFMGYILGPIIGYVSANAPQILMTALGGTGLTFFGLSAYVLLTRKDMSFLSGTLTAGFIVIMLAVVANIFLQIPAFSLAISAAFILFSSMIILWQTSAIIHGGERNYISATVTLFVSIYNIFTSLLHILLAFAGDD, from the coding sequence ATGGAACACAACGCAAACGTTATTGATCGCTCGCCGTCGAGCATTATCGAGATAAACAAGGTGTTGCGTAATACCTACCTGTTGCTCGGCATGACTTTAGTATTCAGCGGAATTACGGCTTATATTTCTGCAGCCTTCGCATTGCCAGTTCCCCGTGGAATCACAGGCATGCTAATTATGCTTGCAGGCTTCTATGGCCTACTTTTCGCCATCGAAAAGACTAAAGAAAGCGGCATGGGCTTAGTTTTGACCTTCGTCTTCACTGGATTTATGGGCTACATCTTAGGACCAATCATCGGATATGTATCTGCTAACGCACCTCAAATTCTAATGACGGCGCTTGGTGGAACAGGCCTAACCTTCTTTGGTCTGTCAGCTTACGTGTTATTAACTCGTAAAGATATGAGCTTCCTGTCTGGCACTCTAACCGCTGGATTCATCGTGATAATGCTAGCAGTTGTCGCTAACATATTCCTGCAAATCCCAGCCTTCAGCTTGGCGATATCTGCAGCATTCATTCTATTCTCATCAATGATCATCTTATGGCAAACCAGCGCAATCATCCATGGTGGAGAGCGAAACTACATCAGCGCGACCGTGACCTTGTTTGTATCTATCTACAACATATTCACCAGTTTGTTACACATTCTACTCGCTTTCGCTGGCGACGATTAA
- the tusD gene encoding sulfurtransferase complex subunit TusD, whose translation MTNFALLITGSPYASQAHYSAQGFVEGVYQQGYAIDSVFFYGEAVNIANRFIQPPNDEKHLGISWRQLSERFEFPLNACISAANRRGVISLEEQSIMQLDTHSLLSPFTIVGLGSWVEAAENAERIIQFN comes from the coding sequence ATGACTAACTTTGCATTGCTAATCACAGGCAGCCCCTATGCTTCACAAGCGCATTATTCGGCGCAAGGGTTTGTCGAGGGTGTCTATCAGCAAGGCTATGCTATTGATAGCGTATTTTTCTATGGAGAAGCGGTCAATATTGCTAATCGATTTATCCAGCCCCCGAATGATGAGAAACATCTTGGTATCAGCTGGCGTCAGTTGTCTGAACGCTTCGAATTTCCATTAAATGCCTGTATTTCAGCAGCTAACCGTCGCGGAGTGATCAGTTTAGAGGAACAGTCAATTATGCAACTCGACACGCACAGCCTACTTTCGCCGTTTACCATTGTTGGGCTTGGTAGTTGGGTTGAAGCAGCAGAAAACGCGGAACGTATCATTCAATTTAATTAA
- the tusC gene encoding sulfurtransferase complex subunit TusC: MKILIHFTHTPYGSDASRELLDMALAHATFGHQVSLVFSGEGIFNLLPDQLAKPAGRKEFTRLFKGLDLYDIEKLYVVNDDLDALNLKQDQLIDGIEPIKLGSLGALFAANNQVISL, encoded by the coding sequence ATGAAAATACTGATTCACTTTACCCACACTCCCTACGGTTCCGATGCCTCTCGCGAGTTACTCGACATGGCTCTCGCTCATGCTACCTTTGGGCATCAAGTCTCTTTGGTATTCAGTGGTGAAGGCATTTTCAATTTACTGCCGGATCAATTGGCAAAACCTGCCGGAAGAAAAGAATTTACTCGTCTATTCAAAGGTTTAGACCTCTATGATATTGAAAAGCTTTACGTCGTAAATGATGATTTAGACGCCCTTAACCTGAAACAAGACCAACTTATTGATGGCATCGAGCCAATAAAACTCGGTTCTTTAGGTGCCCTCTTCGCCGCAAACAATCAGGTAATCAGCTTATGA
- a CDS encoding DsrH/TusB family sulfur metabolism protein, with the protein MSLLYLVNQRLSSKAKSHLYQILTPSDAVLLYEDGVYTTPPENTAHSWYRFKPDCQLRGLEIPKDDTNLIKSYAEFAEITVKYKQSLYWPKNEL; encoded by the coding sequence ATGAGTCTGCTCTATCTTGTAAACCAACGATTATCAAGTAAAGCGAAGTCTCATCTCTATCAGATACTGACACCGTCAGATGCCGTCTTATTGTATGAAGATGGCGTTTACACCACTCCTCCTGAAAATACTGCACATTCATGGTATCGATTTAAGCCGGACTGCCAACTGAGAGGGCTTGAAATTCCAAAAGATGACACAAACTTGATAAAATCTTATGCCGAATTTGCTGAAATCACCGTAAAATATAAGCAATCCCTGTATTGGCCTAAAAATGAGTTGTAA
- a CDS encoding TusE/DsrC/DsvC family sulfur relay protein yields MSTSELPKNIELDGEGYFKNGQQWTPELAPVIAAKEGIELSDDHWKVVDYVRRFYEEFDTSPSIRPLVKYLAKNWGEEKGNSLYLYKLFPKGPAKQATKIAGLPKPKRCI; encoded by the coding sequence GTGAGTACCTCTGAATTACCAAAGAATATCGAGCTAGATGGTGAAGGCTACTTTAAGAATGGCCAGCAATGGACACCTGAACTAGCGCCGGTGATTGCAGCAAAGGAAGGTATCGAGTTGAGTGATGACCACTGGAAAGTCGTTGACTATGTTCGACGCTTTTACGAAGAGTTCGACACGAGCCCTTCTATACGACCGCTGGTTAAGTACCTCGCCAAAAACTGGGGTGAAGAAAAAGGTAATAGCCTTTATCTGTATAAATTGTTTCCTAAAGGCCCAGCCAAGCAGGCGACTAAAATTGCCGGTTTGCCTAAGCCTAAACGGTGTATTTAA